The genomic window ATCAGATCAAAATGACTGCCGTTTATCTGATAGTAAATTGAGGCCAGGCTATCTGGAGTTTCAAAGGCGCGCCTCACTTCACGTTTTGCATTGTAAAGCCCGCCATCAGCCGAAATTTGTTCGATCCCATTGTTTTCTTTCCTAAAAAATTCCAGTCCAAAACCATCTGTGCGCATTTGTGCCGGGTTCAAACTGCCATCAACCGATAAACTTACTTTATAAAAGTCATTAAACTCTTTTACCGCTTTCCCCTCACTGTTCACAACCCTCAAAAATGGGAATATGCCCAGCATGAAACTATAATCCAAATCCTTGCCAACACCCACGATCTGCCCTTCAGTTTTGGTTTTACCTTGCAGAACGTAATCTTTAACCCTTGGCTTTTCCAGATTGCCATCATCATAAATGACCCGAATGCGTTCGCCGATAAGCTCGTAGGTGAAAAATTTCGGGATATCGGAAGAATTAATACGTGCAAAAAATTCGGGGTTGATTGGAAGCAGGTAATCAAATTTTCTACCCTCAGGGTCAATTTTGTATTTTGGGGTATAAAAACAGTTGTCGTTAAGTCTGTACTCGACACGGATAATATGATCGTTAAAAATCTCTGTTGCATTCACATCTGCATTGCTGTTCAGCGCAACCCCCCCGCTATTGAATACACCGCCATTAGAAGCTACATTTGCTTTTGTAGGGGAATTTTTCACAACGACCCGATCCGCCCCTTCGGCAACCATATAGTCCCAAAGAACCTTTGACCGTCCATCTTTTAAATACCTGTTCTGATCGAAAAGACCGACCAAGTAACTTTTGAAAGCATCGCTACGCTGAGAAAAAGGAACAATTTTTGAAAAATATGCACTTCCATTTGCCGGGTTTATCAGGTCAAAATCCGTATTGTACCTATTGCTCCTGAAACGTTCTCCCGGTTTCTCTGACCTTGACCTATCTAGGTTGGAACTTGTAAACATTAAGGTAAAAGGTGAACTCCCTGCAATCACCAACCCATTATATTTAATTATTGAAACGCCGAATTTCCCATTACCGAAGTCCGAATCGATAAAAGTATCTAAGGTCTTTGCTAGCACCTGTTGCCCATAACCTCCGTTATAAAGGCCCTGTAAATCATCCTGTTCCCAGTTGACAAAGCTCAGTAAATCCCCTTGCGAAAGATGATAATCCGAATTGAAGGTAAGTTCAATGGCATCCAGGCAGTCTGATACAAGTTCCCGATAGATTTCCGAAGCCCTGTCCTGCCCCTCCTTGATGTCACGTGCCACCAATTTAAAGGCGGTATCAAATGTGTGCATTCTTGAAAAAGGTGATGGCACAGCATTCAGAGCGTTTGTAGTCCTTGCGGATTTGTCTTTGAGCTGACTGATTGCCGACTCGCTTAATTTACCGGTATATCTCCATCCCGTATTGGGATCTCCCGTTGCATCAAATATATTTAAGATACTCATATTAGTTTGCTTTAATCTTTTTTCCATTTACCGTCCTAATGGCCTCCTCGGCAAGGACAATATATCTTGTAGCTTTCAGGGAAGAGGGAATTGCCGAAAAATCCCTTCTTACCGATTCCATATGGTTGATAAAATTTGAAGTGTCGTAAACCGTCTTAAACAATCCAAAGCCGCTCTTTTCGGGCACTTCGTAGCCGATCACCATGTTGTGCAGTCTTTCATCCTTTATTGAAAGGTTGAAAGGGTAAAACCTGCGGTCATTTTCTCCCAGCCCATTTATCCAGGGTTGAAAATAGCCCTGATTGAATTCTTCAATATCCCTGATAAAGCTGCTCCTGAAAAAATCCTTGTCAAACCCTTCATTATCTTTGATCGCTGCTTTTTCCATCCCTTTGATATAAGGGTGGATCTTATTGAAAGTGTAATAGTTGATAAGCTCCGATCTGATCTGCGCATTTAGTTCATCACCGATATTGCTAAAATCTACATCCTTTGTGCCCATTTTCAGTGCATATTGGTACTGGTTTTCCTCTGCCACATCGAAATCCCTTCCCAAAAAATCCAGTATGGCGGAGGCTCCGACCAACTCTACCACGTGGGCCTTATTGTTCTGCTTGGTTTCATCATTCACATACGGCACGGTCTGCTCATGCGGATCGGCAAGATAGTATAAGGCGTTTACCTCCCTAAGGTTATGTTCATAATAACTCAGCGCAGCCTTGGTCTTAGTAATAAAATTGTTCGAATCAATATCTTTATGTTCCGAATCTGCATCGGGCTCTGAGAGCTTGAAATAAGGCATGATTGGCAGCGCACCAATTGATGCACTTTTGATTTCTTTGTTCTTACTCTTGCGCAGATTCTTGATCAGCAATGGAAGTCCAGAAGCCCCAGTCCCACC from Flavobacterium sp. W4I14 includes these protein-coding regions:
- a CDS encoding hypothetical protein (product_source=Hypo-rule applied; superfamily=52490), whose protein sequence is MPRLFVFAIGGTGARVLKSLTMLLAAGVGTSGYSIIPIIIDPHKDLPELKECKNMLRLYSKIHKHLYSGHHPSSASIFFHATMQSLSESAQSGLKEGFDFDERIDETFGEFLSYNSLENDDCNRDLLDLLYNEQTLNTKLSVGFKGNPNIGAVVLNSFEDSDWYRSFEKIFDKGDKIFVISSVFGGTGASGLPLLIKNLRKSKNKEIKSASIGALPIMPYFKLSEPDADSEHKDIDSNNFITKTKAALSYYEHNLREVNALYYLADPHEQTVPYVNDETKQNNKAHVVELVGASAILDFLGRDFDVAEENQYQYALKMGTKDVDFSNIGDELNAQIRSELINYYTFNKIHPYIKGMEKAAIKDNEGFDKDFFRSSFIRDIEEFNQGYFQPWINGLGENDRRFYPFNLSIKDERLHNMVIGYEVPEKSGFGLFKTVYDTSNFINHMESVRRDFSAIPSSLKATRYIVLAEEAIRTVNGKKIKAN